The sequence below is a genomic window from Marmota flaviventris isolate mMarFla1 chromosome 9, mMarFla1.hap1, whole genome shotgun sequence.
GACACTTATAAACAGTTTTGAGTCATCACTGTTTTCTTTCCTAAGAACtcaaaatgattttctttccCAAAGGAATTTTGCCATTTGAtacaaaatggatgaaattggaagAAGctatgctatgtgaaataagccagtcagaAAAGGACAGATGCTGAATGATCATACATACATCAGGTACTTATAATGGTCATCTCATGGAGACAGAGAATAGAATAATGGGTTTTCAAAGTCTTCTACACTTTGTCTTGATCATGAATTACCAATTTCCTATTGCAGAAATTCATCAGCTATTCCAGGATAGAATTGACCCACAATCAGGGATGGTTGCCTATGGCAGGAGATGGCCCGCTGATGAGTCACAAAACACTtgaaaggaacattttaaaattgagtacATGTCTTCCTTTGTCTGCTATTTCTTAATGATCAGTAGAAAAAAGTTCTGTGTTTTCCTTGTTTTGAGACTATatagcaaaacattttttttggagggggtgagATATATACCATATTGTTTGAAGAAAAACTTCATAGGCACATTTGGCATGAATACAGAGATGAACATCAAATATAACCTAGAAGAGGAAGGCTTACAGTATGGTGTTTTGAAGGTGGTGATGGAATGTTCTGTAGCACCAGCATGGTGTTATCACTGTTTTGTAGGTTTTTTATTGACATGTAACTCAAATATTACAATATTGACCTTCCTCATGTATAgaattcaatggtttttagtgTATCTGTGAAGTTATATGTCCATCACTATGTTTTAACTGGAGAACACCTTAACCACCACCCCTACCATAAACATAGCCCAACCCATTAGCAGTCCCATCCAGCACCTCCCAGCCCACAGCCTGTGGAAGACACTAAGTACTTTCTGTCATGATGAATCTGCCTATTTTGAACACTTTGTATAAATGGTGTCAAACCATGCATGATCTTTTATGATTCTTTCACTCAAGAATGTTTCAGGCCCATCCATGATGTGCCATATCTCAGAGCTTATTTCCCTTTTATTGCAGAATAATGCTCCACTATATTGAAGTGCTGCATTTTGCTTGTCTGTTTATTACCTAACGGACTTCATATGGCTTTCACTCTCTGGTCTTATGACCAAAACTGCACTAAAcattcacatacaaaaacaatGTGAATGTGTGTTTTCATTCTTGTGGGTATGTATCCAGCAGAAAAATTGCTGGGTGACATGAGAGCTTTATGTTTCATGAGATGAAGTAATGAACTGTTTTCCTAACAGTTTGtacaattttcatattatttcccACTCATCCCATCACTTGTCTTAATCTCAACTCTTGTTCTTAACCTCCATGATGAGTATGAATTGTTTTCTCACTGTtttggttttaattatcttaattaatcaagaaaaatattttgaggtgCTTATTTGTCATTTGTGTAtctcacagaaaaatatttattgaaatctttcagctatttattaattatataattttccttttcatttttaaattgtagaatatcttttataagaaaaatatttttaagttgttgatggacctttatttatttattaatttatatgtggtgctgagacttgaaccccatgcctcacacatgccaggcaaacgctctaccgctgagccacaacctcagccctgtagAATATCTTTATGTGTACTAACTAGTAACTCTTTTTTGGCATTATTAGTGTTCAGCGAATTCAATatacattagaaatattttaccAATTCTGTGTGTTGTCCCCAAATCATTGTCTTACTAGTATCCTTTAAGAGcccattcaaatttttttttcatgatgccCAATTTGCTATTATGTATCTTGTCTAAGAAACCATTATACAATTGAAGACCATAATGATTTATTCTCCTGTTTGTTTTTAGTGTCTTACTCTAAATTCTATGATTAATTTGTGTTAATTTTGTGATTGGTGTGAGAAAGAGGTCCAAATTAATTGTTTTGTACATCTGTATTTGTCCCTACACAATTTTGTTGAAATCTATTATTTCCCTAAGGAATTGCCACAAAACACTTAAACTAACTCCAATGATCATAGACAGGAGTTTATTTCTATGTTGTTAATTCTACCCAATGGTCTCTATGTCTATATTTAAGAGAATCTCACATGGTCTTGATTGCTGTAAATTTCTAGTTTCCAGATGGAGAAATGTGAGCCCTCTCACTTTACtcttcattctcatttttttattactCTGGGTTCCTTGTTTATTCAAAACAGTTTTATGATAACCTGTCAACATCTACAAAAACACAGATGGAATTTTCATGGGACTGCCCTGAATTTGCAGATCAAGTTGGGAGATGTTGCTGTTTCCACAACTTTATAGCTTTTGACTCATAAACGTGAGGTCCTCCCATTTATGTAGGTCTTTAATTCCCTTCAATAATACTTTGTAATTTTAAGTGCAATATCTtgcattattttcatttactttatccTTAGGTAATTCATCCTTCTtcatgctattgtaaatggactTTATGCTGTTCATTTTAAACGtgtaaaagataaaattgaattGCTATGTTGGTCTTGTATTCTACcattaaatttaagaatttaattaCTTCTTAGATTCCTTATGCTTTTCTATATGCAAACCTATGTCATTTATAGAGATGGTGCCACATATTCTTTCCAACCTGGATATCTTTAAATATTGTTGTCTCACCTAATTTTCCTAGCTAGATTCACTAGTATTGTGTTGAATAAAAGTACATGGAGTAGACATCTTGTTAAGCATCTTAGGGGAAAATCTTTCATTCTTTCATCATtaagtgtaattttgatttttttatgttactgttattttctcatgaaaaagaaaaatgttttcttttcacaaGACTTGACAGGATTATTAATAAGTCATAGAAAGTTTTGGAACATTAAAAGTTACCAGAAAAATTCTTTGGATAGTAAGGGATTCATAATTCTAAGAACCACTCTTAACAGCACAAAATGCAAATAGAGTTCTATCTGATATTTGTTTACAAGTCACATATTACTGGGATCTCAAGGCCTTTGAATGATAACACGGACAAAGAACAGGTATAGAACTGAACTGAACAGACTTGAATTgtatttcaaatttcattgtGTGGATGATAAAAACCtattctaaaaattttcttctattcttgcttagaattctcagaagaaaatggCAGAAGGAAATCATTCCCTTGTGACAGAGTTCATCCTCGCTGGATTAACAGACAAACCAGAGCTCCAGctgcccctcttcctcctcttcctagGAATCTATGTGTTCACAGTGGTGGGAAACCTGGGCATGATCACACTGATTGGACTCAGCACTCACCTGCACACTCCCATGTACTACCTGCTCAGCAATCTCTCCTTAGTTGACCTCTGCCAATCCACTGTGATCACACCCAAAATGTTGGTGAACTTTGTGACAGAGAAAAACACCATCTCCTATGTTGAATGCATGACTCAGCTCTACTTCTTCCTTGTTTTTGCAATTTCAGAGTGTCACATGTTGGCTACAATGGCATATGACTGCTATGTTGCCATCTGTAATCCCTTGCTGTATAATGTTACCATGTCTAATCAAGTCTGTTTCTGGTTGGTATTTGGGGTGTATAGCATCAGCTTGTTTGGTTCCACAGCCCACACAGCCTGCATGCTAAGAGTACTCTTCTCTAAGACCATAATAAACCATTACTTCTGTGATCTTTTTCCACTATTGGAGCTCTCCTGCTCCAGTACATTTATAAATGAGGTAGTTGTTCTGTGcttaaatgcatttaatatcTTTGCCCCAGCCCTGTCCATCCTTAGTTCCTACATCTTCATCATTGTGAGCATCCTACGTATACGCTCGACTAAGGGCAGAGTCAAAGCCTTCAGCACATGCAGCTCCCACATTTTGGCTGTTGCTCTTTTCTTTGGCTCTCTAGCATTTATATACCTGAAGCCATCATCTGTCAGCTCTCTGGACCAAGGGAAAGTATCATCTGTATTTTACACCATTATTGTGCCCATGTTGAACCCTCTGATATATAGCCTGAGAAATAAAGATGTCAAAGTTGCTTTAAATAAGCTGCTTGACAGATATAGTTTCCTGTGGAAAAGAGTATTTTGCttagaaaaataactataaatcaTATATGTTTGATAAGGAAACCATTGAGCAATATATATCAGTGAATTATTAGATTATTACTGATACCTGATTGTTTGGAAGAAAGGTGCCCAGACTGGACTAAATTCACAGGATCACTCACTGCACATCTCTGGGATGTGTCACAATTCACATTTCCTGAGTAAATTTTATCACTTctagatactttttaaaatagtgcaAAACTCATCATATTTGATTATGACTTATATCCATGACACATGATTCTTTTTAGACAggatttctttatcttaattcaaagaataaatacatttagaTTGTATCCTTTGatattcttgattttttcctgatatttaaCCTACTATTTGTGTTTCTAAAACTGTTTTCTCgaaatacataaatttaaccatttttaatatatagaatatGATCTCATCTTGTTACTATGTGTGTGAAACCATAATAGGAAATATGAAGTCTTATGATGGATGATATTTCCTATCCAGAAGAAAATATTACTGTAGAGGAAGAGATTGGCAATAATACACAAGACATTTTGACATGTATCTTTGCACTAATCCAGGCTTCGTATTTTTGGGACTAGGCTCCCACCTCTACTTCCCAACACTTCCATACTCATTTTCCCTCATACCAAAGAGGTCATGCCTCACCTCCTCATACAATATAATTTCTGGTTTATTTGTGTCATTCTTTTCCTATTGCATCCATATGGGGCATTTATTCAtgtagaaaagttaaaaaattgcaaaattgTCTTTTTGAATAATAAGAACCACTTCCTATTCAAAGCTCATTCTTCATTCTGGGAGAAAAATAGTTcttggaagaaaggaggaagtcTTTCTCCCAAAAATGttctttctctcccttgtccAATTAAGTTTCTATTGGGACTCTTGGTAACAGCAAGGAGAAAATTTTGAATTAGTCCTCCTGAGTGATAATCCTCATTATCGGTAAGCCTCATGAGCTCTCTGTAACATTCAAGATTTGCTCAGCTCCCCAACTTTCTATTCCTGTTGATATTAATATCAGATgattttctcctctctccctagAAGATTTTCTCAGAATCATAGAGACTAGATATATCTGTTTTATTTGAGGGTCACTTCAATATGTCACAGCATGGTTTTTGTTCTGTCTTATGCTCCTAACCTTCAAAGTCTTCAAAAATGTTATATTAAGGAGAAAAGCACAGACATCTCAAAGTAACATcacattcttttctgtttctctctgtgaTGCTGTGCCCAGTCAGAACACCTGGGACTACTGAGTCTTCTTTAACTCAACATAAGTACTTGAACTTAGTTAAGGTATTTTTTCAGAATCATCTGCCTCATTCCAGATGGAAAGAACACTGCTTGTTTTGTCGACAGCTGGTCTTCCAATACATGACATGAACACTCCAATGCAGTATCATGTTTATCACTCTGCAAAAGAAAAACTTATAATGAGAGAGAAAGGAGACTATTCTCCATGTTGAAAATCAGAAGAAACTTCTTGATTTTCTATGTACTAACCCTTTTTTTACTTTCATGCCCCAATTTATATgccacaaaaatatatttatttatatgtatttatccaTATTGGAGTATATTTGAGGGATACTTACATATATACATGCTAATgtttaacaaatatgtatatttaggTTTTCCATTAGTATTGCTTGGGTATGTTATATAAGGTTTTATGTATGTAGTAGTAAATTAATAATCTCGGCATTAAATGAATAACattcagaaaatgttttcatattaatAAGTGATagatataaataactataaaatgttagttatttttccaatcatttatttatgtattaagtATGTTCAAAGTTATTTGGCAAAATAGAAAGGTCCATACTGTCTCTAGTAATTCTGAGATCTTATAAAATATATGCTGTCAGAGAGATTCCAAAATGGAAAGGGAGCTCTACTTtagctcttcttttttaaaaaagagtgattAAGTAACTTTAAGAATGAGACTGAAGATCTTGATTCTGTAGCTAGAAGATGACAGAAGGGAGCTAGTCAGTAATTCTTGATTTCCCCACATTTTAGAAAGGACACAATCAAGAAAAAGTAGAATCGAGAGTTGggtgacaaaataaatgctaTAAGATTCAATACttctgggggtatagctcagctggtaaagtgcttgctttgaatgaacaaggccctgggtttaatacccaacaccaaaaaaaaaaaaaaaaagatccaagacTACAAATAATTCTGAAACCTGAAGAGACTTGGAGATTAGTTACTGAAGTAGAAAATAAGTGTAGGTTTTCCTAACCCAGAACCGGAACTAGGATGGGGGAAGCAGAAAAACTTAAGCtcactcatttaaaaaacattcagaAAGACAGGCAAGATTTTAAGTGTTACCAGACAGAAATGTTCTTGAAGCAATTTGAAAAGCTTAAAACCAAATTGTGAAAAGAAAGTTGTGCTGGAAGCCCACAGCCATTTTGTGGAGACCCTTAATTCACGAGTCACCCCGTTAAATCAACACAGCATCTTCCCACATCTAGATTCATATTAAGCCAGAAGAAAGTCCTCTGCAGTGGGACATATTAAGAATCTGGCTAGAAAGAACTCCTGGAGGAAGCACTCCTAACTGAAAATCACTAAAACTCCATCACCCTCACCATGAAAAAGGGGATCAGGTGGAGCAGAGCTGTGTGAGGAAGTATTCCTAACCCAGAGCTCTGCTCAGCCTCCTTGTGACTAAAAGCTCTTCATAGCTGCCACAGGACCCAGGCAGAAACAAGCAGGAAGACAGTTTTGACCCCAaatagaagaaagtgtatccaacAGGACCACCAGCCCTGATCTCTCACAATACAGGGAGGCACCAGGGGAAGTCTAGGGACTGTCCCTTTGATCATGGGTCCTGTACCAGAAGGAAGCTGCCTGAATATCCAGTGACATAGAGATCCTATTTCCACATGGTGGCAGCCATTGGCAGAAGGCCTCTAGAAGATATTGCATGGTACCCCAGAAAACATAAGTAGAAGGCACTTGCAACCTTATCCAGAGAGAGGCCAATTACAGTAGAAAATTGCCACCTGTCTCCAAGTCTGAAACCTGT
It includes:
- the LOC114088985 gene encoding olfactory receptor 8G50-like, giving the protein MAEGNHSLVTEFILAGLTDKPELQLPLFLLFLGIYVFTVVGNLGMITLIGLSTHLHTPMYYLLSNLSLVDLCQSTVITPKMLVNFVTEKNTISYVECMTQLYFFLVFAISECHMLATMAYDCYVAICNPLLYNVTMSNQVCFWLVFGVYSISLFGSTAHTACMLRVLFSKTIINHYFCDLFPLLELSCSSTFINEVVVLCLNAFNIFAPALSILSSYIFIIVSILRIRSTKGRVKAFSTCSSHILAVALFFGSLAFIYLKPSSVSSLDQGKVSSVFYTIIVPMLNPLIYSLRNKDVKVALNKLLDRYSFLWKRVFCLEK